Part of the Sphingobacterium sp. LZ7M1 genome, ACTAACAAACATTTAACAAATTAAATCACAGAAAAAATGGCAAAAGAAGTCAGTGCGTTAGTAAAATTACAAGTGAAGGGCGGAGCTGCGAATCCATCTCCACCGGTAGGACCTGCATTAGGTGCTAAAGGTGTGAACATTATGGATTTCTGTAAGCAATTTAACGCTCGTACGCAAGACAAACCAGGTCAAGTATTACCTGTTGTGATCACTGTATATGCCGACAAATCTTTTGATTTTATCATTAAAACTCCACCGGTAGCTGTTCAGTTAAAAGATGCAGCGAAGCTTAAGAGCGGATCGGGAGAGCCTAACCGTAAGAAAGTTGCTTCCATTTCATGGGATCAAGTAAAACAGATTGCGGAAGATAAGATGCCAGATTTGAATGCATTTACTGTAGAATCAGCTATGAGAATGGTTGCTGGTACAGCGCGTAGTATGGGTATCACTGTATCAGGTGATGCTCCTTGGAAAAATTAATTAACGAAATCAGTTTAAGAAAGTGGCTAGATTAACAAAAAATCAAAAAGCGGCACTATCCAAAATTGAAGCTGGTAAAGCATACTCTTTGAAAGAAGCTGCGGCTTTAGTAAAAGAGATCACCAACACCAAATTTGATGCTTCTGTGGATATCGACGTTCGTTTGGGCGTAGATCCTCGTAAAGCAAATCAAATGGTTCGTGGTATTGCAACATTGCCACACGGTACTGGTAAGACGGTACGTGTATTAGTTTTATGTACTCCTGACAAGGAGGAAGAAGCTAAGGCGGCAGGTGCAGACTACGTAGGTCTTGATGACTATATCAGCAAAATCGAAGGTGGTTGGACTGACGTTGACATTATCATCACAATGCCTAGTGTTATGGCGAAAGTAGGTAAATTGGGTCGTATTTTAGGTCCAAGAAACTTAATGCCTAACCCTAAAACAGGAACAGTAACTCCAGAAGTTGGAAAAGCTGTGACTGAGGTAAAAGCTGGTAAGATCGACTTCAAGGTTGACAAAACAGGTATCATCCACACTTCAGTTGGTAAAGTGTCTTTCGACGCAGATAAAATCTATGACAACGCATTAGAAGTGTTACAAACAATTTCACGTTTGAAACCGTCTGCAGCAAAAGGAACGTACTTCAAGAGTATTCACATTTCTTCAACTATGAGTCCTAGTATTCATATTGAAACTAAATCAGTAGCAGGAATTTAATCATGAGAAAAGAACTTAAACATGAAATTGTTGAAGCTTTAGCAGAACAGATTAAATC contains:
- the rplA gene encoding 50S ribosomal protein L1, encoding MARLTKNQKAALSKIEAGKAYSLKEAAALVKEITNTKFDASVDIDVRLGVDPRKANQMVRGIATLPHGTGKTVRVLVLCTPDKEEEAKAAGADYVGLDDYISKIEGGWTDVDIIITMPSVMAKVGKLGRILGPRNLMPNPKTGTVTPEVGKAVTEVKAGKIDFKVDKTGIIHTSVGKVSFDADKIYDNALEVLQTISRLKPSAAKGTYFKSIHISSTMSPSIHIETKSVAGI
- the rplK gene encoding 50S ribosomal protein L11; the encoded protein is MAKEVSALVKLQVKGGAANPSPPVGPALGAKGVNIMDFCKQFNARTQDKPGQVLPVVITVYADKSFDFIIKTPPVAVQLKDAAKLKSGSGEPNRKKVASISWDQVKQIAEDKMPDLNAFTVESAMRMVAGTARSMGITVSGDAPWKN